The following nucleotide sequence is from Neokomagataea tanensis.
CTTGTCCGCGCACCCAATTCAAATGGGCATGGAATACAGCTTTGCCGTAATGGTCCGTATTCCATAGTTGGATAAAAGCGTTGTTGTTTATGCCATAGCTTTGAGCATCGTGGTTTGCAAAAATGAGAGTACGGCGGCCATTTGAGAGCGTGGTTAAGGGCGTAACGTTTATATAATGGTGCGTGTAGGTGAAGTAGGGTTGAAACTGCAACTCCCAGAGTTGACCGCTTTTGTCGTGCCAATGGAGTGTTGTGCTGATGGTATTGGCAATTTCCGGGGTTAGGTTTGGGTTGCCGACATAGCCGTTCCCGTCACCAAACCAGCCGATCATTTGCATTGTCATAGCACCGCGCCCCCATGCGTACCGCTCGTAGAGATTAGGAGAGCGGGTTTTGCGCGCGTACCCGCCTTCGATGGAAAACATGTCTGATGCGTTCCAGTGGGCAAGGGCAGTGATATCGAAATTGTAATCAGTTCGTCTGCGGTCGAGAGTGTTAAAACGTTTTGCTGCCATGGCGTCCGCCATATTCATCATCCCTACCCATGAATACGGAGATACTGGCCCGGTATTCATCATGATGATGTCGCTGCGTAGGCCGAGTTCTGTTGAGAGGCGTGATGTCCAGTGTGCGTTCCATTCGGCGTAATGACCGAGATGGTTGCGATGACCGTGGTTGATGTTGTGGAATGTATTAGGCCCCATCATCATACTGGCCAGCAAAGGCGGCCACCAATCATTGAGGCCATTATGTTCAAAAGCGCTGCCTATGCCGATGGTGTGTGAGGCGCTGAGTTGAATTGTACTTTTTAGCGAATAACCAGCCGTTCTTTGGTCTGTATTCATCGGCATACCTTCAGTCTCGCTGTGGCCGCCTTTATCTGAAAGCATATTCATCGCATGTGAGACGCGCTGCCAGAACGCGTTAGCTTCAACTGTGCCCCAGTGGAATGTGTTGGTGTATTTTCCGTTCACAAATGTGGAGCGATTATTGGTGAGGTCCATATATTGATTGGGAAAGCCCTCGTAAGGCGTGTCTTGTTGGCCAGCTGTAAGGGTAAAAGTTTGAGTTTCGTGTTTGATGCCCAATATCACGGCGTGGTTAAAGGTGAGGTAGCTCGTTGAAAGAACTTGGCGCTCTGTTCCGCCTGTGTGGTAATTGCTTGCATGAGCATAGGACCCCGTATAGCGCAGACTAATCCAGTCATTTGCGACGGTGATTGATCCAGAAGCGCCTGAGCCTCCGCCATTGCTGCGGTAAGTGCCCCGTGCTTCGCCTGTAATAAGCAGTTTGGAGCTTTTGGAAAAGACAGGTGCTTTGCGGGTAATACTGATTGTGCCGCCAGTACTGTCTCCCCCGTCCTTTACAGATGTAATGCCTGCTATTGCTGACGCAGATGAAACTGCATCCGGATCAATATAGGACATGGCGGGGTTCATGTGATTGGGGCAGCCTGCAGAGAGGCGCATTCCGTCAATAAATGTTGCGATCCGATCATCGGCCATGCCGTTCAGTACGGGGAGAGCGGATATGCCACCAGCAGAATATGCGCTGAAACCGAGATCATTGCGTAGTAGGTCTGTGGTGTCGGCGCTATTGATGCGGTGACGCGCAGCGTTGACTGTGATGAGTTCTTCTTGAGTGGGGGCTTGCACATCCGCCGCATAAGCGGGGATTGGCAGAGTTGGAATGGTGCAGCCGCAAGCAAGCAGCGCGCACCGTGAAAGGCGGCGTGCGATAATGGAAATCATGGTTCAATTGACCTTCTGGAAACGGACTATGACCAGAAAAAAGCGCGAGCTAGGTGTTCGCATTCAGTCAGTCAGAACAGACCGAATGCGGTTGCGGATCGCGCTTAATCTGCTGGAGCGTGTTTCAGGCGAAGGTCGGCGGCCCCGTTGACGGTGGAAGAAATGCCGGAGAGCGGGCGGGGCTATTTTGTTGCGCTGGTGGTGCGTAGGTTGTGGCAAATTGTAAAAGGGAGATGAGTAAGGCGATGATCGCCAACCCGAGGATAATTGCTGGTAAATGCAATAATGGGCACAAAGGGCAGGAATTAGTGTGTTGTTGATGGCCTTGGCGCATGGATGTGAGCGCCATGTTAGCCATGCAGTGCGCAGCCATGGGCGATGCTTGGGGTCCAATACGTACACCAGTCAAGCGCTCAAGGGTGGCTTTTGGTGACTCGTCAGGTAAGGATTGCGTCTGAAGCGTTAATTGGCCGCTAAGCCCGACCAAGATGCTCAAAAGAATGAACGACCTGAACAGGGGTTTTGTTAGTTTACTTATAGAGCGTGATGCGGCGTTTAACAGTTTTTCTTCCACGGGGTGTGAATTTCGTTGAAGTTTTTTAAAGAATTATTTTATTAAATTGTAAAGACTTCGAGATATATTTTTAACATTAGTTTAAATTGACGAAATACAGGGCTGTTTTAGTCTTTTATGTACCTTCGCCGCAGCGGTGGAGAACATTTCCGACGGTATGGTTGGTGCAGGGCCTTGCCGGAAATGGGTGAGTGCATCATATTTTCAAGAGTGAATGATATCTCGTCTGGAAGGGCTGAGACGATGAACAATGAAGAACGTGAGCTGATTTCTCGCTTTGTTGCACGTGTTGGTGGTGGAGCGCAGGGGCAGCAAGGCGGTGCCTTTGGATCTTTCGGTCAGCAGCAGACACCCGCTTTGCCTCCAGTTGACCCAGAGGCAGATCAGTTTATTGCCGATAATTTCCAACGCTACCCCGAAGCGAGATACCGCGTTACGCAGATGGCGGTTGTGCAGGAAGCCGCTCTAGCGCAAGCGCAAAACCGTATCCGCCAGCTGGAATTCCAGTTGCAACAGGCTCAGGCACAACTTTCGCAGGCACAACAGCGCGGCAACTCTGGCAGTGGCGGCTTCTTCGGTGGGCTTTTTGGTGGCGGTGCGCGCCAGCAAAATGCAGCTCCCCCGCCGGGCTGGGGGGCGCAGGCACCGCAGCAAATGCCGCCTCAACAGCAATACGGTTATCCGCCGGGCTATCAGCAAGGAATGTTCCAGCGTGGTGGATCGGGCTTTTTGGGCTCTGCTCTTACCACGGCGGCAGGTGTTGCTGGCGGTATGATGGCGGCTGATGCGCTGGAAGGCTTGTTCAGTGATCACCACCATGGCGGCGGCTGGGGCCAAGATGGTGGCGGCTTCGGCGGCGGCGAAACAATCATCAACAATAACTACGGCGACTCTGGACAGGATCCGTTTGGTGGTTCCGGGACGGACGCAAGCGGCGGGTTTTCAGACTCTGATTTTGGCGGCGGTGATTTCGGCGGCAATAACTTCGATGACAGTTTCTAGTAGGTCCTGACGGACTTGCTAGCCGCCCGGTGCATTACCGGGCGGCTTTTTTTATGTTCAACTTATGCGGGATTCAATGCGTTTGAGGGTTAGCGTTGAAGAAGTGTAAATGGGGGCGGTATGTCTGGTTCTGTCGAGAATGCGCAAAAATTCCATGATGTCGCGGCGTTCGCCGATCTGGAAAATGGCAAAATCCAATCATTTTCGATCGAAGGGCAAAGTTTGATCTTGGTAAGGGACGGTGAGACAGTCCACGCCTTGGAAGGAAAATGCCCCCATAAGAATGCTCCTATGGAGCAAGGTGCTTTCTGCCACACCGAGACAGGGGAAGGGGTAGTCGTGTGCCCTTGGCATAAGGCTGTTTTCGACGTTGCAGATGGGCGTTTGCGGGAGCCTGTTGCGCTTGATCCGCTACAATATTTTCCGGTTATTGTGCGTGAGGGGCGGGTAAAGGTTAGTTTGAAAGCCGCAGAAAGAGAAACTCCTCAAAAACTTAACGGTGATGAGCATGTCTTGATTTTGGGGGCAGGCGCTGCAGGCGTGACAGCTGCGGTAACGTTAAGGCAGGAAGGTTTTGCAGGCACTATTACGATGGTGACTGAAGAAAAAGACCTACCCTATGACCGCACTGCTTTGAGCAAGACCGTACTGCTCAGTGATGATGCTTCCGCTCGCGCACCAGTATTGAGGGAAGAAGATTATTATAAAACGCACGATATTAATGTCGTACACGCAAAGCTGCGCTCTTTCGATCCGGCTACAAAAATGGCCGTGCTAGCGAATGATGTAGAGCTTTTTGGGGACCATGTCTTGATTGCGACAGGTTCACTCCCGCGGCATTTGGGTATTCCGGGTGAAGATTTAGAAGGTGTCTTTGCTTTGCATCGTGAGCGTGATGCAGAGTTAATTGCTGCGAAAGTAAAAGACGACCAGGCTGTAACGATTGTCGGTGCTGGTTTTGTCGGGCTTGAAGTCGCATCTTTGCTCAGGCAGCGCGGTGTTGGCGTTACTATTGTCACACCTTCGGAAATTCCCCTTGAGCGCCATTTGGGGCGTGAAATCGGTCTGCGCTTGCGTCAGTTGCATGAAGATAATGGCGTGGCATTTGTGACGGACGCGCATGTTGTCGAAATTTACGGGAAAGGGCGCGCTGAGGGCATAAAACTCAGCGATGGAATGCGCCTCCCGGCGGCATTCATCTTGATGGGCGCAGGCGTTGTTCCTGCAGCCGAAACGATAGAAGGGCTGGACAGAGATTCTGAGGGAGCAATCGTGGTGGATCAAGCCATGGAAGCCGCGCCTGGAGTGTATGCCGCTGGAGATGTCTCAGCTTTGCGCTATGAGGGAAAGACATATCGTATAGAGCATTGGCGCCATGCTCAGGCTCAGGGACGGCAAGCGGCGCTGTCAATGTTGGGGCAAGGGGGGCGCTTGCCTGTGCCATGGTTTTGGACGCAGCAATTTGGCAAGAAAATTGAGGTCTTGGGCTGGGGTGAGGCTTTTGACTCTGTCCGCCTTGTTGGGGACATAAAAGGTTTTCATTTCTTGGCGACTTACATGCAGGGGGACCGACCGGTCGCATTAGCCGGTGCAGGGCACGCAGCTGAATTGGCTCGGGCTGCGGTGGATTTTGAGGGTTTTTTGAAAGCTGATGCCCAAAACTAGGTGCTTCAACGGTAAGAAAAAGTCCGGACGTGCGTTTCAGTGTGCTCCAATACTTGACATTAGGGGCGCTCACCGGCTTCCTGCGCGGAATTGTTTTGTTCTGACGTAGGGCGCTTGCCGCCAGATAGTTTAGTGAGGTTTGTCATGCATCCTTATCGTACTCATGATTGCAGCGCTCTGAGAGCCGCAGATGCGGGACAGACGGTCCGCCTTTCTGGCTGGATTCACAGCAAGCGCGATCACGGCGGCTTGTTGTTTATCGACCTACGCGACCATTTTGGCATCACACAAATTGTGGTCCCTTCTGGTCCAGAACTGCTGGAAAAAGTTGAGCGCCTGCGCGTTGAGAGTGTCATCACCGTTACGGGGCAGGTCATACTTCGTGAGGGTGCGCAGCGTAACGAGCAATTACCGACAGGTGATGTCGAAGTGCGTGCAGTATCAATCGAAGTGCGCTCTAACGCAGAGGTACTGCCCTTCCAGGTTGCTGGGCAGGAAAATTACCCAGAAGAAATGCGCCTGAAATATCGTTATATCGATCTGCGCCGTGACAAGATGCATCGCAACATCATGTTGCGCAGCCAAGTCATTGCGAGCATGCGTCGCCGCATGACCGAGCAAGGTTTCACAGAGTTCCAAACACCAATCCTGACCGCGTCCTCCCCTGAAGGAGCGCGTGACTTCCTCGTGCCTGCGCGTCTGCACCCCGGCAAATTCTATGCTTTGCCGCAGGCTCCACAGCAGTTTAAGCAGCTGGCGATGGTTGCTGGATTTGATCGCTACTTCCAGATTGCGCCTTGCTTCCGCGATGAAGCATCACGTGCTGACCGTAGCCCGGGTGAATTCTACCAGCTCGATTTCGAAATGGCTTTCGCTACTCAGGAAGATGTTTTCGGCGTTCTGGAGCCAGTTCTGGCAGGGTTGTTCGAAGAGTTTACACCTGAAGGCTGGAAGATTACTGACGGCGCATTTCCGCGCATTCCGTACAAAGACGCGATGCGCGATTATGGTTCAGACAAACCTGACCTACGTAATCCGCTCATTCTGCGCGACGTGACAGAAGCTTATGCCGATTCAGGTTTTGGTCTGTTTGCTAAAATTGCAGCCTCCGGCGGGCAAATTCGTGCTATTCCGGCTCCCGGGGCAGGGGACCGTCCACGTGGCTTCTTCGATAAGCTGAACAGC
It contains:
- the aspS gene encoding aspartate--tRNA ligase yields the protein MHPYRTHDCSALRAADAGQTVRLSGWIHSKRDHGGLLFIDLRDHFGITQIVVPSGPELLEKVERLRVESVITVTGQVILREGAQRNEQLPTGDVEVRAVSIEVRSNAEVLPFQVAGQENYPEEMRLKYRYIDLRRDKMHRNIMLRSQVIASMRRRMTEQGFTEFQTPILTASSPEGARDFLVPARLHPGKFYALPQAPQQFKQLAMVAGFDRYFQIAPCFRDEASRADRSPGEFYQLDFEMAFATQEDVFGVLEPVLAGLFEEFTPEGWKITDGAFPRIPYKDAMRDYGSDKPDLRNPLILRDVTEAYADSGFGLFAKIAASGGQIRAIPAPGAGDRPRGFFDKLNSWARENGAGGLGYIIFEENGGKGPIAKNLEADRVEKIREVCGLKAGDAVFFAAGKGDEVAKFSGLVRTKVATELDLIEKNAFRFCWVVDFPMFELNEETGKVDFSHNPFSMPQGGLDALNTQDPLTINAYQYDIVCNGVELSSGAIRNHLPEVMLRAFEIAGYGPEVVEERFGGMLNAFRYGAPPHGGAAPGVDRIVMLLADEPNIREVILFPLNQSGEDLMMEAPATVEPARLKELSLALDLPKPKPALSK
- a CDS encoding DUF2076 domain-containing protein, producing MNNEERELISRFVARVGGGAQGQQGGAFGSFGQQQTPALPPVDPEADQFIADNFQRYPEARYRVTQMAVVQEAALAQAQNRIRQLEFQLQQAQAQLSQAQQRGNSGSGGFFGGLFGGGARQQNAAPPPGWGAQAPQQMPPQQQYGYPPGYQQGMFQRGGSGFLGSALTTAAGVAGGMMAADALEGLFSDHHHGGGWGQDGGGFGGGETIINNNYGDSGQDPFGGSGTDASGGFSDSDFGGGDFGGNNFDDSF
- a CDS encoding FAD-dependent oxidoreductase, coding for MSGSVENAQKFHDVAAFADLENGKIQSFSIEGQSLILVRDGETVHALEGKCPHKNAPMEQGAFCHTETGEGVVVCPWHKAVFDVADGRLREPVALDPLQYFPVIVREGRVKVSLKAAERETPQKLNGDEHVLILGAGAAGVTAAVTLRQEGFAGTITMVTEEKDLPYDRTALSKTVLLSDDASARAPVLREEDYYKTHDINVVHAKLRSFDPATKMAVLANDVELFGDHVLIATGSLPRHLGIPGEDLEGVFALHRERDAELIAAKVKDDQAVTIVGAGFVGLEVASLLRQRGVGVTIVTPSEIPLERHLGREIGLRLRQLHEDNGVAFVTDAHVVEIYGKGRAEGIKLSDGMRLPAAFILMGAGVVPAAETIEGLDRDSEGAIVVDQAMEAAPGVYAAGDVSALRYEGKTYRIEHWRHAQAQGRQAALSMLGQGGRLPVPWFWTQQFGKKIEVLGWGEAFDSVRLVGDIKGFHFLATYMQGDRPVALAGAGHAAELARAAVDFEGFLKADAQN
- a CDS encoding TonB-dependent receptor, translated to MISIIARRLSRCALLACGCTIPTLPIPAYAADVQAPTQEELITVNAARHRINSADTTDLLRNDLGFSAYSAGGISALPVLNGMADDRIATFIDGMRLSAGCPNHMNPAMSYIDPDAVSSASAIAGITSVKDGGDSTGGTISITRKAPVFSKSSKLLITGEARGTYRSNGGGSGASGSITVANDWISLRYTGSYAHASNYHTGGTERQVLSTSYLTFNHAVILGIKHETQTFTLTAGQQDTPYEGFPNQYMDLTNNRSTFVNGKYTNTFHWGTVEANAFWQRVSHAMNMLSDKGGHSETEGMPMNTDQRTAGYSLKSTIQLSASHTIGIGSAFEHNGLNDWWPPLLASMMMGPNTFHNINHGHRNHLGHYAEWNAHWTSRLSTELGLRSDIIMMNTGPVSPYSWVGMMNMADAMAAKRFNTLDRRRTDYNFDITALAHWNASDMFSIEGGYARKTRSPNLYERYAWGRGAMTMQMIGWFGDGNGYVGNPNLTPEIANTISTTLHWHDKSGQLWELQFQPYFTYTHHYINVTPLTTLSNGRRTLIFANHDAQSYGINNNAFIQLWNTDHYGKAVFHAHLNWVRGQDLVTHAGLYQQMPANGSLRFQEAYGAWSAYTELTLVKKKSTVDLLRGEPHTPGYALLDFGGTYHWRAFTLEGSIENLMNQHYFLPLGGLSFGDYDHTGFLSPLPGLGRSFNLSLSAKF
- a CDS encoding DUF2946 family protein, producing the protein MSILVGLSGQLTLQTQSLPDESPKATLERLTGVRIGPQASPMAAHCMANMALTSMRQGHQQHTNSCPLCPLLHLPAIILGLAIIALLISLLQFATTYAPPAQQNSPARSPAFLPPSTGPPTFA